The following proteins are co-located in the Vigna unguiculata cultivar IT97K-499-35 chromosome 9, ASM411807v1, whole genome shotgun sequence genome:
- the LOC114164105 gene encoding uncharacterized protein LOC114164105, whose protein sequence is MANRWLRPEVYPLFAAVGAAIGICGFQLVRNICINPEVRVNKEGRKAGVLENFAEGEKYTEHFLRKYVRNRSPEIMPSLNNFFADPSRN, encoded by the exons ATGGCCAATCGCTGGCTCAGACCCGAG GTGTATCCGCTGTTCGCCGCTGTTGGTGCTGCTATTGGGATCTGTGGGTTTCAACTGGTTCGTAATATCTGCATCAACCCTGAAGTCAG GGTGAACAAGGAGGGAAGGAAGGCCGGAGTGTTGGAGAACTTTGCTGAGGGAGAGAAGTATACCGAGCATTTCCTAAGGAAGTATGTACGCAACAGATCTCCAGAGATTATGCCCTCCCTCAACAACTTCTTTGCTGACCCAAGTCGCAACTAA